A genomic segment from Flavobacterium inviolabile encodes:
- a CDS encoding transporter family protein, whose product MKKYSIVLLLFWAALTQAAEKDSLNWANPFKRYFQPLEYYDDCDACGCSASGGSLGFSSMLNSNFVGVRYFNQHYKSNDGLFSDSPWYEENFNTIQVWARIPIVKKVQLSVLAPYHFHNRETVTGNQQISGLGDITVLGMYTVYETTKDSTLFRHTLQLGGGVKAPTGKYKEFNSGSVNPSFQVGTGSWDYIFASEYVLKQGDFGLNTMASYTLKTENQKNYRFGNQFNYASTLFYMMTVKTFALVPQIGIAGEVYGNNYQYKQQLRNTAGDILFGKFGIEVGKDKFSLGLNTMLPINQNLTGGRVEAQYRWSVNLNYTL is encoded by the coding sequence ATGAAAAAATATAGTATAGTACTATTGCTTTTTTGGGCAGCTTTAACACAGGCGGCAGAAAAAGACAGTCTCAATTGGGCGAACCCTTTTAAACGATATTTTCAGCCTCTGGAATATTATGATGACTGCGATGCCTGCGGGTGTTCGGCGAGCGGCGGAAGTCTGGGATTTTCGTCGATGCTGAACAGTAATTTTGTTGGAGTCCGTTATTTTAACCAGCATTATAAAAGTAATGATGGTTTGTTTTCGGATTCTCCCTGGTATGAAGAAAATTTCAATACCATTCAGGTCTGGGCGCGTATTCCGATAGTGAAAAAAGTACAGCTTTCGGTGCTGGCACCCTATCATTTTCACAATAGGGAAACGGTTACGGGAAACCAGCAGATATCCGGATTGGGTGATATTACGGTTTTGGGAATGTACACGGTTTATGAAACCACAAAGGACAGTACGCTGTTCCGGCACACGCTGCAATTGGGTGGTGGTGTTAAGGCGCCAACGGGAAAATATAAGGAGTTTAACAGCGGTAGTGTGAATCCGAGTTTCCAGGTAGGAACCGGAAGCTGGGATTATATTTTTGCTTCTGAATATGTTTTAAAGCAGGGCGATTTTGGTTTGAATACTATGGCGAGTTATACGCTGAAAACGGAAAATCAGAAAAATTACCGTTTTGGAAATCAATTTAATTATGCTTCAACATTGTTCTATATGATGACGGTTAAAACGTTTGCCCTGGTACCGCAAATCGGAATAGCCGGTGAGGTGTATGGCAATAATTATCAGTACAAGCAGCAACTTCGCAATACGGCCGGTGATATCCTTTTTGGAAAATTCGGTATTGAAGTGGGTAAAGATAAATTTTCGTTAGGGTTGAATACCATGCTGCCGATCAATCAGAATTTAACCGGAGGAAGGGTAGAAGCCCAATACCGGTGGAGTGTTAATTTGAATTATACGCTGTAA
- a CDS encoding T9SS type A sorting domain-containing protein codes for MMMKKSLLVIFLFGAAFLSQAQMYVSPNSYVFVNNELLFVKQDVVLASLTGNDGYVYLRRGGQLMQGVAGNTQNSGGGKMTVYQEGTSDNYDYNYWCSPVGTVASGQEGVLGNLNGNVNSLFYRPVSITSSTAATILPWGSWDGQASPLSISSRWLWKFISSTAYTGWAHIGNGQPLAAGEGFTMKGTAGTDSNNVDGTVANNPGAKQRIDFRGRPNDGDIVIPTLAGQQTLTGNPYPSAIDLSYFLLDNPACDGTAQFWEQDKTVNSHYLANYQGGYGTFTPAATLAQVLAGTAGPGVYTPAIFYSYDGSGNQGPVVSIPGQHFERRFSPVGQGFMVMGVGAGTVTMKNKYRVFVKEGTVTNSDFEKSANSTAFVNNSDSTDENFPPIQAVSGIDYTNGSKLPMPQIRINTLIDNQGVRQGVIVFHPEATDSYDRGMDALSSDDALPSDSFFVIDNKECIISAIAFDEDKRIPVGFKNDQPANYKITVKEIINFEDVSNVYLHDKVNNVYHDIKNGVYELNLPAGTNKTDYEITFKDDNILGVGEDIKNSLVVYQNNASHNLTINNPMLLDINTLVLYDVVGKTIFTKSKLGSSASYEFPTSNLSDGIYIVKMATADNLEISKKIIIKN; via the coding sequence ATGATGATGAAGAAAAGCCTTTTAGTAATTTTTTTATTTGGTGCCGCTTTTTTAAGCCAGGCCCAGATGTATGTGAGCCCAAACAGTTATGTTTTTGTCAATAATGAATTATTGTTTGTCAAACAGGATGTCGTTTTAGCCAGTTTAACCGGTAACGACGGATATGTATATCTTAGAAGAGGAGGCCAGCTTATGCAGGGTGTTGCAGGTAATACCCAGAATAGCGGTGGCGGTAAGATGACCGTTTACCAGGAAGGTACTTCGGATAATTATGATTATAACTACTGGTGTTCACCGGTGGGAACGGTAGCATCCGGTCAGGAAGGTGTTTTAGGAAATTTAAACGGCAATGTAAACAGTTTGTTTTACAGACCGGTAAGCATTACGAGTAGTACTGCTGCAACGATACTGCCATGGGGATCCTGGGACGGACAAGCCAGTCCGTTGTCGATTTCTTCCCGATGGTTATGGAAATTTATCAGTTCAACGGCTTATACCGGCTGGGCACATATCGGAAACGGTCAGCCTTTAGCTGCCGGCGAAGGATTTACGATGAAAGGAACAGCCGGTACCGATTCCAATAATGTGGATGGTACGGTTGCCAACAATCCGGGTGCCAAACAGCGTATCGACTTTAGAGGGCGTCCAAACGACGGTGATATTGTTATCCCGACACTTGCGGGACAGCAAACGTTAACCGGAAATCCGTATCCTTCAGCAATTGATTTGAGCTATTTTCTGCTGGATAATCCGGCTTGTGACGGAACAGCTCAGTTTTGGGAGCAGGATAAAACGGTAAATTCGCATTATCTGGCAAACTACCAGGGCGGATACGGTACGTTTACGCCGGCGGCAACTTTAGCACAGGTACTTGCCGGAACAGCAGGCCCCGGGGTTTATACACCGGCAATTTTTTACTCTTATGACGGTTCCGGTAATCAGGGACCGGTGGTTTCGATACCGGGTCAGCATTTTGAGCGACGTTTTTCTCCGGTTGGACAAGGATTTATGGTTATGGGCGTGGGTGCCGGTACCGTTACAATGAAAAATAAATACCGCGTATTTGTAAAAGAAGGAACGGTTACCAATTCTGATTTTGAAAAAAGCGCAAATTCAACAGCTTTTGTGAATAACAGCGACAGTACGGATGAGAATTTCCCACCGATACAAGCAGTATCCGGTATTGACTATACCAATGGTAGTAAATTGCCAATGCCGCAGATCCGTATCAATACTTTAATTGATAATCAGGGCGTTCGCCAGGGTGTGATTGTTTTTCATCCGGAAGCGACCGACAGTTATGACAGAGGTATGGACGCCTTGTCATCGGATGATGCCTTGCCTTCTGATTCCTTTTTTGTGATAGACAATAAAGAATGTATTATCAGCGCTATTGCCTTTGATGAAGACAAACGTATTCCGGTAGGTTTTAAAAATGATCAGCCTGCCAATTATAAAATCACCGTAAAGGAAATTATCAATTTTGAAGATGTTTCCAATGTTTACCTGCATGATAAAGTAAATAATGTATACCATGATATTAAAAATGGTGTTTACGAATTGAACCTGCCGGCAGGTACCAATAAAACGGATTATGAGATTACATTTAAAGATGATAATATATTGGGCGTTGGTGAAGATATCAAAAACAGCCTGGTAGTTTACCAGAATAATGCTTCGCATAACCTTACCATTAACAATCCGATGCTGTTGGATATCAACACACTGGTTTTGTATGATGTCGTTGGAAAAACCATCTTTACCAAATCAAAACTGGGAAGCAGTGCCTCTTATGAATTTCCGACCTCTAATTTGAGTGATGGTATCTATATTGTAAAAATGGCTACCGCTGACAATCTGGAAATAAGTAAGAAAATCATAATTAAAAATTAA
- a CDS encoding cytochrome-c peroxidase has product MKVKILVLLMLPLLWSCSNDGDSDEYQNIPIAFKVPSNFPPLAYNLQNNPLTEKGFELGKKLFYDGRLSSDGLVSCGFCHIQEDAFTHHGHTFSHGVGDNIGTRNTPPIQNLAFQTAYMWDGATTHLDLQPLIPLTSEIEMNGNLAEIVSMMKSDKTYQKLFKQAFSDGAINSENMLKALGQFMVMVTSSNSRFDKFRRNEPGGNLTQEELDGYTIFNQKCASCHATDLFTDNSYRNNGLAVNPLINDIGRYRVTELPEDYYKFKVPSLRNIEKTAPYMHDGRFFTLEAVLNHYAQGVVDSPTLDPALKSSGSLGIPLSGNEKTKLVAFLKTLTDMQYLTDKRFSEY; this is encoded by the coding sequence ATGAAAGTGAAAATCTTAGTATTGCTCATGCTTCCTTTGTTGTGGAGCTGTTCGAACGATGGTGATTCCGACGAATATCAAAATATTCCGATTGCCTTTAAAGTGCCTTCCAATTTTCCGCCTTTGGCTTATAATCTGCAAAACAATCCCCTTACGGAAAAAGGATTTGAGCTTGGTAAAAAACTGTTTTATGACGGCCGCTTATCCTCAGACGGATTGGTTTCCTGCGGATTCTGCCATATACAGGAGGATGCTTTTACACATCATGGGCACACCTTTAGCCATGGTGTTGGCGATAATATTGGAACCCGGAATACACCACCTATTCAGAACCTTGCCTTTCAGACGGCTTATATGTGGGATGGCGCTACAACGCACCTGGATTTACAGCCTTTGATCCCGCTGACCAGTGAGATTGAAATGAATGGTAACCTTGCAGAAATTGTGAGTATGATGAAAAGCGATAAGACCTATCAGAAACTGTTTAAACAGGCATTTTCCGATGGGGCGATCAATTCTGAAAACATGCTGAAAGCCTTGGGACAGTTTATGGTTATGGTAACCTCTTCCAATTCGCGATTTGATAAGTTCAGGCGAAATGAACCGGGTGGTAATTTAACCCAGGAAGAACTTGACGGTTATACGATTTTTAATCAAAAATGTGCTTCCTGCCATGCGACAGATTTGTTTACAGACAATTCGTACCGTAACAATGGTTTGGCCGTGAATCCGCTTATCAACGATATCGGGCGTTACCGTGTTACCGAATTGCCGGAAGATTACTATAAGTTTAAAGTGCCTAGCCTTCGGAATATTGAAAAAACAGCACCATATATGCATGATGGCCGGTTTTTTACACTGGAAGCGGTCTTGAATCACTATGCGCAGGGTGTGGTGGATTCGCCAACGCTGGATCCGGCTTTAAAGAGTAGTGGTTCTTTAGGGATTCCACTGAGCGGAAATGAAAAAACAAAATTAGTAGCGTTTTTGAAAACGTTAACCGATATGCAATATTTAACCGATAAACGGTTTTCGGAATATTAA
- a CDS encoding glucosaminidase domain-containing protein, whose translation MIKKFCILLTVIFVYSCGSSSKVRTASSKNSTTKKHTTVKTHTGGTKSGNAGENAKPTEVLEATSKLKVTTEIVNEYISKFKETAKDNMRNHGIPASITLAQGILESGAGVGTLCIKANNHFGIKCHAGWTGESVRHDDDAEQECFRKYSDPAESFRDHSLFLTTRSRYAALFKLPKGDYTAWAKGLKNAGYATDPKYPDKLIGLIERYELYKYDSEVIGAGYNKPVIKKETPIVTNKVAEDGTTYRVSQGDTLYSISKKFNVTVDELIKINNLTSNAISIGQILKVKS comes from the coding sequence ATGATTAAGAAGTTTTGTATTCTGCTGACTGTCATTTTTGTTTACAGCTGCGGGTCTTCTTCGAAGGTCCGGACGGCATCGTCAAAAAATAGCACTACTAAAAAACACACGACCGTAAAAACACATACGGGAGGAACAAAATCAGGAAATGCGGGTGAAAATGCAAAACCTACAGAAGTTTTAGAAGCTACTTCAAAATTGAAAGTAACGACTGAAATAGTTAATGAATATATTTCCAAATTTAAAGAAACCGCTAAGGATAACATGCGAAATCATGGTATTCCGGCGAGTATCACGCTGGCGCAGGGAATCCTGGAATCCGGTGCGGGTGTAGGAACGCTGTGTATCAAAGCAAATAACCATTTCGGGATCAAGTGTCATGCCGGATGGACGGGAGAAAGTGTTCGTCATGATGATGATGCCGAACAGGAATGTTTCCGGAAATACAGTGATCCGGCGGAGTCTTTTCGCGATCACTCCCTGTTCCTGACAACCAGAAGCCGCTATGCCGCTTTGTTCAAATTGCCTAAAGGAGATTATACTGCCTGGGCAAAAGGACTTAAAAATGCCGGCTATGCTACCGATCCGAAATATCCGGATAAATTAATCGGACTTATCGAACGTTATGAATTGTACAAATACGATTCGGAAGTTATCGGAGCTGGTTACAACAAACCGGTAATCAAAAAAGAAACACCGATAGTAACAAATAAAGTTGCTGAAGATGGCACTACTTACCGGGTGTCGCAGGGAGATACCTTATACTCCATTTCTAAGAAATTTAATGTAACGGTTGATGAATTGATCAAAATAAACAACCTTACCTCAAATGCAATATCAATTGGCCAAATACTAAAAGTAAAATCATAA
- a CDS encoding MbnP family protein, translating to MKFQFYKKVLAIACAIALGSCSNDDVINSTEGNGSLKLKFDHRYGETDFIMGATYTTSQGEAIKVDNIKYIVSNIVLTKDDGSTYTYPKSKSYFIIKEQSPVLFTVELADIPAGNYKSVKFGIGVDQEQFNLGAAGQGDFLAQAQAEGMMWSWSAGYKFLAFEGNFTSATVAQSTLFKVHTGQTGTNYNYTEVSLNFPDKALVRPTITPQVHIMADLSKILDGANKIGLSQQPNIMGGAILASITANVQSMFAVDHVHND from the coding sequence ATGAAATTTCAATTCTATAAAAAAGTATTGGCAATTGCATGTGCTATTGCTTTAGGGTCATGTAGTAATGATGACGTAATAAATTCAACAGAAGGTAACGGAAGTTTAAAATTAAAATTCGATCACCGTTACGGGGAAACCGATTTTATTATGGGGGCGACCTATACCACATCGCAGGGTGAAGCCATTAAGGTGGATAATATTAAATATATTGTCAGCAATATTGTATTGACAAAAGATGACGGATCTACCTATACCTATCCGAAAAGTAAAAGCTATTTCATTATAAAAGAGCAAAGTCCGGTTTTGTTTACCGTTGAGCTTGCCGATATTCCGGCCGGAAATTACAAATCGGTTAAATTCGGAATAGGAGTAGACCAGGAGCAGTTTAATTTAGGAGCTGCCGGACAGGGTGACTTCCTGGCTCAGGCTCAGGCAGAAGGGATGATGTGGTCCTGGAGTGCCGGGTATAAGTTTTTAGCTTTCGAAGGAAACTTTACTTCTGCAACGGTTGCGCAGTCAACATTATTTAAGGTACATACAGGACAAACCGGAACGAATTATAACTATACGGAAGTATCACTTAACTTCCCGGATAAAGCTTTGGTGCGGCCAACAATCACGCCACAGGTGCACATCATGGCGGATTTGTCTAAGATCCTTGACGGAGCAAATAAAATAGGGCTTTCACAACAACCCAATATTATGGGTGGAGCGATTTTGGCTTCTATTACGGCTAATGTACAGTCCATGTTTGCTGTAGATCACGTTCATAACGATTAA
- the hemL gene encoding glutamate-1-semialdehyde 2,1-aminomutase yields the protein MLYKRSSELFAAASAVLPGGVNSPVRAFKSVGGTPIFVKEAKGAYLYDEDGNRLLDYINSWGPMLLGHAHAPVVEAVIEKARLGTSFGMPTALETEIAALAISMVPGIEKIRFVNSGTEACMSAIRLARGFTNRDKIIKFSGCYHGHSDSFLIQAGSGAITFGSPNSPGVTQGTAKDTLLARYNDLDNVRSLFEANKNEIAAIIVEPVAGNMGCVPPQHGFLEGLRALCTANGALLIFDEVMTGFRLAKGGAQELFNITADIVTFGKVIGGGLPVGAFAARNEIMNYLAPLGPVYQAGTLSGNPLAMAAGLAMLKEINTNAGLFERLEQKTAYLEAGIRKELDAAGIVYTINRVGSMISVHFDGSPVVDFDTAKNGDNDSFKKFFHGLLREGVYIAPSAYETWFITDALTYEDLDFTIAAVGKVAQEL from the coding sequence ATGTTATATAAAAGAAGCAGCGAACTGTTTGCTGCAGCATCAGCAGTTTTGCCGGGTGGTGTGAACTCACCGGTTCGTGCATTTAAATCAGTTGGCGGAACGCCAATTTTTGTTAAAGAAGCTAAAGGGGCCTATCTTTATGATGAAGACGGAAACCGTCTGTTAGATTATATAAACTCATGGGGACCTATGCTGCTGGGACATGCACACGCTCCTGTTGTGGAAGCGGTAATTGAAAAAGCCAGGCTGGGAACCTCATTCGGAATGCCGACAGCTTTGGAAACAGAAATAGCGGCATTGGCCATTTCGATGGTGCCCGGAATAGAAAAAATACGCTTTGTAAACTCCGGCACGGAAGCCTGTATGAGTGCTATCCGTCTGGCAAGAGGTTTTACAAACAGGGATAAGATCATAAAATTTTCAGGTTGTTACCACGGTCATTCCGATTCTTTCCTGATCCAGGCAGGAAGCGGAGCGATAACCTTTGGTTCGCCAAATAGCCCTGGAGTAACACAGGGAACAGCAAAGGATACCTTGTTAGCCCGTTATAACGATCTGGATAACGTGCGTTCATTGTTTGAAGCGAACAAAAATGAAATTGCAGCCATCATTGTGGAGCCGGTAGCCGGAAACATGGGGTGTGTGCCGCCGCAACACGGCTTTTTAGAAGGATTACGGGCACTTTGTACAGCAAACGGCGCCTTGCTTATTTTTGATGAAGTAATGACCGGATTTCGTCTGGCAAAAGGTGGTGCGCAGGAATTGTTCAACATTACAGCCGATATCGTAACGTTCGGTAAAGTAATCGGAGGCGGATTGCCTGTTGGTGCTTTTGCTGCCAGAAATGAGATTATGAACTATTTGGCACCGTTAGGGCCGGTATATCAGGCAGGAACACTGTCCGGAAATCCACTGGCAATGGCGGCCGGATTAGCCATGCTGAAAGAAATCAATACCAATGCAGGTCTTTTTGAGCGTTTGGAGCAAAAAACGGCTTATCTGGAAGCGGGAATCCGTAAAGAACTGGATGCTGCCGGTATTGTCTACACAATTAACAGAGTGGGTTCGATGATTTCCGTTCATTTTGACGGAAGTCCGGTTGTGGATTTCGATACGGCGAAAAACGGCGATAACGATTCGTTTAAAAAATTCTTCCACGGCTTGTTAAGAGAAGGGGTTTATATCGCACCTTCGGCTTATGAAACCTGGTTTATAACGGATGCACTGACGTATGAAGATCTGGATTTTACAATTGCTGCCGTCGGGAAAGTGGCTCAGGAATTATAA
- a CDS encoding 1-aminocyclopropane-1-carboxylate deaminase/D-cysteine desulfhydrase, which translates to MKSSSQQLPLILPDGISVTVKREDLIHPFLSGNKYRKLYYNLEKAKKEGFTRLLTFGGAFSNHIAAAAAAGFHFGFETIGIIRGEELSDKIRENPTLRFAEQQGMKFDFISREAYRLKAEAAFVEALQAKYGAFYLLPEGGTNELAVKGCEEILEEDDKIKYTHICCAVGTGGTISGLINTSGSTQKVLGFPALKGSFLSEDICKFVNNSRWELINDYHFGGYAKINEALIRFINAFYAETGVPLDPVYTGKMMFGVMDMIAKGYFPEKAQILVIHTGGLQGIEGMNKILAQKKMPLIINE; encoded by the coding sequence ATGAAAAGCAGTAGTCAGCAATTGCCGTTAATCCTCCCTGATGGAATCTCCGTAACGGTTAAAAGAGAAGATTTAATTCATCCTTTTCTTTCCGGTAATAAATATCGTAAACTGTATTACAATCTTGAAAAAGCCAAAAAAGAAGGATTTACAAGGCTGTTGACTTTTGGCGGTGCTTTTTCAAACCATATAGCTGCGGCTGCGGCTGCGGGATTTCATTTCGGATTTGAAACGATCGGGATTATCAGGGGAGAAGAACTGAGCGACAAGATTCGGGAAAATCCGACTTTGCGGTTTGCCGAACAGCAAGGCATGAAATTTGATTTTATATCCCGTGAGGCTTACCGGTTAAAAGCGGAAGCAGCATTTGTGGAAGCATTACAGGCAAAATACGGCGCTTTTTACCTGCTGCCGGAAGGCGGAACCAACGAGCTGGCCGTTAAAGGATGTGAAGAGATTTTAGAGGAAGACGATAAAATAAAATATACCCATATTTGTTGCGCTGTCGGAACGGGAGGAACCATATCCGGATTGATCAATACCAGTGGCAGTACCCAAAAAGTTCTCGGATTTCCGGCGTTAAAAGGTTCGTTTTTATCTGAGGATATTTGTAAGTTTGTGAATAATAGCCGTTGGGAGCTTATTAATGACTATCATTTTGGAGGATATGCGAAAATAAATGAAGCACTGATCCGTTTTATTAATGCGTTCTATGCCGAAACGGGCGTACCTCTGGATCCGGTTTATACCGGTAAAATGATGTTTGGTGTCATGGACATGATAGCGAAGGGCTATTTTCCTGAAAAGGCACAGATTTTGGTGATCCATACCGGAGGATTACAGGGAATCGAAGGAATGAATAAAATACTGGCACAGAAAAAAATGCCACTGATAATAAACGAATAG